One Kitasatospora sp. MAP12-44 DNA segment encodes these proteins:
- a CDS encoding response regulator transcription factor: MSQPPLRAVIADDQALVRTGFRMILAADGIEVVAEAVNGADAVAAVRRTQPDVVLMDIRMPELDGLEATRQIMASGTAGGTDGTRVLILTTYDLDHYVYAALTAGASGFLLKDVTPEHLVASVRLVRSGDALLAPTITRRLIERFAPRDEARSSVHRDLSELTPRELEVLRLLATGLSNAELAERLTLSATTVKTHVARILSKLGLRDRVQAVVLAYETGLISPGTPSERG; the protein is encoded by the coding sequence GTGAGTCAACCGCCCCTGCGCGCCGTCATCGCCGACGACCAAGCGCTGGTCCGCACCGGATTCCGGATGATCCTCGCCGCCGACGGCATCGAGGTCGTCGCCGAGGCGGTCAACGGCGCCGACGCCGTCGCCGCCGTCCGGCGCACCCAGCCCGATGTGGTGCTGATGGACATCCGGATGCCGGAACTGGACGGCCTGGAGGCCACCCGGCAGATCATGGCGAGCGGCACGGCGGGCGGCACGGACGGCACCCGGGTCCTGATCCTCACCACCTACGACCTGGACCACTACGTCTATGCGGCCCTCACGGCAGGCGCCAGCGGCTTCCTGCTCAAGGACGTCACCCCGGAGCATCTGGTGGCCTCGGTCCGCCTGGTCCGCTCCGGCGACGCCCTGCTCGCCCCGACCATCACCCGCCGGCTGATCGAGCGCTTCGCCCCCCGCGACGAAGCCAGGTCCAGCGTGCACCGCGACCTCTCCGAGCTGACACCCCGCGAACTGGAGGTGCTGCGTCTACTGGCCACCGGCCTCAGCAACGCCGAGCTGGCCGAGCGGCTCACCCTCAGCGCGACCACGGTGAAAACCCATGTGGCCCGGATCCTGTCCAAACTCGGCCTGCGCGACCGGGTCCAGGCCGTTGTGCTCGCCTACGAGACCGGTCTGATCTCCCCGGGCACGCCATCCGAGCGCGGATAA
- a CDS encoding beta-ketoacyl synthase N-terminal-like domain-containing protein, giving the protein MEPMAKDNENAVAIIGMGCRFPQAAGIDAYWKLLTENIDAITPIPESRFDSAAHYAPEAGTPGKTSQRHGGFLDDAFGFDANFFGVSPVEARSMDPQQRVLLQVVWEALEDAGILPSALAGSRTGVFVGQATAEYAESSGSLAEHDLREATGSHLRAVTAGRVSYALDLRGPSLVLDTACSSSLVAVHAARQSLLTGESSLAIAGGVNIIVSPRDAIAYSQAAMLSSDGRCKFGDAGADGFVRSEGVGVVVLKRLADARRDGDQVLALLLGSAVTNDGRGSGFLIQPAVSGQVDMVREACRSAGIVPAQLDYVEAHGTGTPVGDGVELRALAEALAGDQALTRPLRIGSAKSNIGHAEAAAGIAGMIKAVLVARHGVVPASLHVREPHPVLADWRMPVEVVRRNEPLAKAGPAALVGVSSFGLSGTNAHVVLAEFVPDSSFDEVERPSNGDEPAETEAPQLLVLAARSDRSLRRLAAAYADHLGPNGAGRRHPLREICAAAALRRDPHPYRLWVIGSSHDELAAKLRLLADGAEIPDGGIGEAGFGPARQVVFVLPGQGSQWLGMGRGLLRSVPAFGAAMAACDEAVQAELGWSLIELLTRGAVEGAEAGDFPTSIDVVQPALWAMEISLAAVWRSFGVRPDAVVGHSMGEAAAAYLSGALSLRDSAAVICRRSRLMKRLAGRGAMLAVELSASEARRIAAPHGDAVCVAVENSASSTVLAGKPALLGRIAQELDGRGVFSRFVKVEVASHSPEMELLREDLLAELADLTPGATRTTMVSSVRADTVRGAELDAGYWMENLRGPVRFADSVQRLTKEAENIFVEISPHPVLVAALEANLAALGAPSAVLASARRRLDERAELTRSVGRLFGHGGTVDWSCWYPQGARNVPLPAYPWDMEQLRRTPRELTPASVEEAWNVTEFTLDPEIAGVSLRGVAPVPPAAFLSAVREAAEQLVGSSAFALEQVQLGQEMVDFMAGEARVAQVRIGPEAVDGSRSVVVETAAPAGADHLRTRCLSARLRRVADQTAEDGQTPSQAPSVATELDAAMARCGEFRSAADFHRLAQGRGYEIAEGFRAVTRLWRRDGEAVAHLRPSGTPQAAVLETGLQPLLAALPSGGPGDGTYIPLSFEYVRQFAPLTEEFWSRVTFRASRAADSARADVVLSGPEGQVLVELRGIRLRRLSGPRCSGATGVGGRLLRLARPVLPVLPAQAVEAVEAVRSGAASALCALGRRVAPVGRRLPIGQAVSVRPPVPASVPTVAPTPIIPAAGPTATPTPAVAAPAAAPVSASDGRILLRHAGVVLGMSEERIDPRRPLRDYGLDSLMATQLRSRLRAAYGVDVSLSRLLGTEGTGSLTDWLGTAMAAGSVSVTA; this is encoded by the coding sequence ATGGAACCCATGGCCAAGGACAACGAGAACGCCGTGGCGATCATCGGAATGGGCTGCCGCTTCCCCCAGGCGGCGGGCATCGACGCGTACTGGAAGCTCCTCACCGAGAACATCGACGCGATCACCCCGATCCCCGAGAGCCGTTTCGACTCCGCCGCCCACTACGCCCCCGAGGCCGGCACGCCGGGCAAGACCAGCCAGCGCCACGGCGGTTTCCTCGACGACGCGTTCGGCTTCGACGCCAACTTCTTCGGCGTCTCCCCGGTGGAGGCGCGCAGCATGGACCCGCAACAGCGCGTGCTGCTCCAGGTGGTGTGGGAGGCGCTGGAGGACGCCGGGATCCTGCCGTCCGCACTGGCCGGCAGTCGTACCGGGGTCTTCGTGGGCCAGGCGACCGCCGAGTACGCGGAGTCGTCCGGATCGCTGGCCGAGCACGACCTGCGCGAGGCGACCGGCAGCCACCTGCGGGCCGTCACCGCCGGCCGGGTCTCCTATGCGCTCGACCTGCGTGGTCCGAGCCTGGTGCTGGACACCGCGTGCTCCTCCTCGCTGGTGGCCGTGCACGCGGCCCGGCAGAGCCTGCTGACCGGTGAGAGCAGCCTGGCGATCGCGGGCGGCGTCAACATCATCGTCTCGCCCCGGGATGCCATCGCCTACTCGCAGGCGGCGATGCTCTCCTCCGACGGCCGCTGCAAGTTCGGCGACGCCGGCGCGGACGGCTTCGTGCGCAGCGAGGGTGTGGGTGTGGTGGTGCTCAAGCGGCTGGCCGACGCGCGGCGCGACGGGGACCAGGTGCTGGCCCTGCTGCTGGGCAGCGCGGTCACCAACGACGGGCGCGGCAGCGGGTTCCTGATCCAGCCGGCGGTGTCCGGTCAGGTCGACATGGTCAGGGAGGCCTGCCGCAGCGCCGGCATCGTCCCGGCCCAGCTGGACTACGTGGAGGCGCACGGCACCGGGACCCCGGTCGGCGACGGTGTCGAACTGCGGGCCCTGGCCGAGGCGTTGGCCGGTGACCAGGCGCTCACCAGGCCGCTGCGGATCGGCTCCGCCAAGAGCAACATCGGGCACGCGGAGGCCGCCGCCGGGATCGCGGGCATGATCAAGGCCGTGCTGGTCGCCCGGCACGGGGTGGTCCCCGCCTCCCTGCACGTGCGCGAGCCGCACCCCGTGCTCGCCGACTGGCGGATGCCGGTGGAGGTGGTGCGACGCAACGAGCCGCTGGCGAAGGCCGGGCCCGCGGCGCTGGTCGGCGTCAGCTCGTTCGGGCTCTCCGGGACCAACGCGCATGTGGTGCTGGCCGAGTTCGTCCCCGACTCCTCCTTTGATGAGGTCGAACGTCCTTCGAACGGCGATGAGCCGGCCGAGACCGAGGCGCCCCAACTGCTGGTGCTGGCGGCCCGCTCGGACCGCTCGCTGCGCCGGCTCGCCGCCGCGTACGCGGACCACCTCGGACCGAACGGCGCCGGCCGCCGCCACCCGCTGCGGGAGATCTGCGCCGCCGCCGCCCTGCGCCGCGACCCGCACCCGTACCGGCTCTGGGTGATCGGCAGCTCGCACGACGAACTGGCCGCGAAACTGCGGCTGCTGGCGGACGGCGCGGAGATCCCGGACGGTGGGATCGGCGAGGCGGGCTTCGGTCCGGCCCGGCAGGTCGTCTTCGTGCTGCCCGGTCAGGGCTCGCAGTGGCTCGGCATGGGCCGCGGACTCCTGCGGAGCGTCCCGGCGTTCGGGGCGGCGATGGCCGCCTGCGACGAGGCGGTGCAGGCCGAACTCGGCTGGTCGCTCATTGAGTTGCTCACCCGCGGGGCAGTGGAGGGCGCCGAGGCCGGCGACTTCCCGACCTCGATCGACGTCGTCCAGCCGGCCCTGTGGGCGATGGAGATCTCGCTCGCCGCCGTCTGGCGCTCGTTCGGGGTGCGCCCGGACGCGGTCGTCGGCCACAGCATGGGGGAGGCCGCGGCGGCCTACCTCAGTGGCGCCCTCTCGCTGCGCGATTCAGCGGCGGTGATCTGCCGGCGCAGCAGGCTGATGAAGCGCCTCGCCGGTCGCGGTGCGATGCTCGCCGTCGAGCTCTCGGCCAGTGAGGCCCGCCGGATCGCCGCCCCGCACGGGGACGCGGTCTGCGTGGCGGTGGAGAACTCGGCCTCGTCCACTGTGCTGGCGGGCAAGCCTGCGCTGCTGGGCCGGATAGCCCAGGAGCTGGACGGCCGGGGGGTGTTCAGCCGCTTTGTGAAGGTCGAAGTGGCCTCGCACTCGCCGGAGATGGAGCTGCTGCGTGAGGACCTGCTGGCCGAACTGGCCGACCTCACCCCCGGTGCGACCCGCACCACGATGGTCTCCAGCGTTCGCGCCGACACCGTCCGTGGAGCCGAACTCGACGCCGGCTACTGGATGGAGAACCTGCGCGGTCCGGTCCGCTTCGCCGACTCCGTGCAGCGGCTGACCAAGGAGGCGGAGAACATCTTCGTCGAGATCAGCCCGCATCCCGTGCTGGTGGCGGCCCTTGAGGCGAACCTGGCCGCGCTCGGCGCACCGTCGGCCGTGCTGGCCTCGGCCCGCCGCAGACTGGACGAGCGAGCCGAGCTGACCCGCTCGGTGGGGCGGCTGTTCGGCCACGGCGGCACGGTGGACTGGAGCTGCTGGTACCCGCAGGGCGCCCGCAATGTGCCGCTGCCCGCCTACCCGTGGGACATGGAGCAGTTGCGCCGCACGCCGCGCGAGCTGACCCCGGCCTCGGTCGAAGAAGCCTGGAACGTCACGGAGTTCACGCTCGACCCGGAGATCGCCGGGGTCTCGCTGCGCGGGGTGGCCCCGGTGCCGCCGGCCGCCTTCCTCTCGGCGGTACGGGAGGCCGCCGAGCAGTTGGTCGGCTCGTCCGCTTTTGCCCTGGAGCAGGTCCAACTGGGCCAGGAGATGGTGGACTTCATGGCCGGCGAGGCGCGGGTGGCCCAGGTGCGGATCGGCCCGGAGGCGGTGGACGGCAGCCGGTCGGTGGTGGTGGAGACGGCGGCCCCCGCCGGCGCCGACCACCTGCGTACGCGCTGCCTGTCGGCGCGGCTGCGCCGGGTCGCCGACCAGACCGCCGAGGACGGGCAGACGCCTTCCCAGGCACCTTCCGTGGCAACTGAGTTGGACGCGGCGATGGCGCGCTGCGGGGAGTTCCGGTCGGCTGCCGACTTCCACCGGCTGGCCCAGGGGCGCGGGTACGAGATCGCCGAGGGCTTCCGCGCCGTCACCCGGCTGTGGCGCCGCGACGGTGAGGCCGTCGCCCACCTGCGGCCGTCGGGCACCCCGCAGGCGGCGGTGCTGGAGACCGGGCTGCAGCCGCTGCTCGCGGCGCTGCCCTCGGGCGGCCCGGGGGACGGCACCTACATCCCGCTCTCCTTTGAGTACGTCCGCCAGTTCGCGCCGCTGACCGAGGAGTTCTGGAGCCGGGTGACCTTCAGGGCGAGCCGGGCGGCCGACTCGGCGCGGGCCGACGTGGTGCTCTCGGGTCCCGAGGGGCAGGTTCTGGTGGAGCTGCGCGGGATCCGGCTGCGCAGGCTGTCCGGTCCGCGCTGCTCCGGGGCCACGGGGGTGGGCGGTCGGCTGCTGCGGCTCGCGCGTCCGGTGCTGCCTGTGCTGCCCGCGCAGGCGGTGGAAGCGGTGGAGGCAGTGCGCAGCGGTGCGGCGAGTGCGCTCTGCGCGCTGGGCCGGCGGGTCGCTCCGGTGGGCCGCCGGCTCCCGATCGGCCAGGCCGTCTCCGTGCGGCCGCCGGTACCGGCGTCGGTGCCGACCGTTGCACCCACTCCCATCATCCCTGCCGCTGGCCCTACCGCCACCCCTACTCCTGCCGTCGCTGCCCCTGCTGCTGCCCCTGTCTCTGCGTCCGACGGGCGAATTCTGTTGCGCCACGCGGGCGTTGTCCTGGGAATGTCCGAAGAGCGGATCGATCCGCGCCGGCCGCTGCGAGACTACGGTCTGGACTCCCTGATGGCGACGCAGCTGCGCAGTCGGCTGCGGGCCGCGTACGGCGTCGACGTCTCACTCTCGCGCCTGCTCGGCACCGAGGGCACGGGAAGCCTGACCGACTGGCTGGGCACTGCGATGGCGGCGGGCTCGGTGAGTGTGACGGCGTGA
- a CDS encoding Lrp/AsnC family transcriptional regulator, translating to MPNNPHARHAPLDDVDRAILRILTDNARIPNNALADAVGIAPSTCLARVRALRERGVIRAFRAEIAPAAIGLPLQAMISVRLRAHTREQNESFRATAPDLPGVVAVFHMAGSDDYLLHVALAHPDALRDFVVDHLTTHPAVAQTRTNLIFEQIAGRRQLTPGP from the coding sequence GTGCCGAATAATCCTCACGCCCGACACGCGCCCCTCGACGACGTGGACCGGGCGATCCTGCGCATCCTCACCGACAACGCCCGCATCCCGAACAACGCGCTGGCCGACGCGGTGGGCATCGCCCCCTCGACCTGCCTGGCCCGCGTACGCGCGCTGCGCGAGCGCGGGGTCATCCGCGCGTTCCGGGCCGAGATAGCCCCCGCGGCGATCGGGCTGCCGCTGCAGGCGATGATCTCGGTCCGGCTCCGGGCCCACACCCGGGAGCAGAACGAGAGCTTCCGGGCCACCGCCCCCGACCTCCCCGGCGTGGTCGCCGTCTTCCATATGGCCGGCTCCGACGACTACCTGCTGCACGTCGCCCTCGCCCACCCCGATGCCCTGCGCGACTTCGTGGTCGACCACCTCACCACCCACCCCGCGGTGGCCCAGACCCGGACCAACCTGATCTTCGAACAGATCGCCGGCCGCCGACAGCTGACGCCAGGCCCGTGA
- a CDS encoding histidine kinase — translation MELLEGRELRRQVRAVLWPERQAPKLPRWSLWADVVLAVLVTVVVLLSMRHGVIAWQGTAPVPPAPAVAPLPPGPAALPQMVVPVPPAAKDYVVASLAALMLAARRRLPLATFWVVLIAARADFFLPTFVTVLTCGIAIGAAAFHSRNPAPVMGSFALAAVLVTTTFQNAAPNQRELLVILLILGLLGSAGRFWQLRYTTARLRFTELQEEQEAAMRRAVEEERSRIASELHDVVTHNVSVMVIQAGAARTVLDSSPEMAKEAMLAVEAGGRAAMAELRHVMGLLAVPGTGAGGETADGRPSPDELEPQPGLGQLNALVQRVRATGLPVTVSMSLPPGPMLPGTDLTAYRVVQEALTNTIKHAVGAESTITIDHDDHWLTIEAVDTGGTPGVQSLSGNSRGLLGLRERLAVYGGALDAGRTIGGGYRLKARIPWSTP, via the coding sequence ATGGAACTGCTGGAAGGGCGCGAGCTGCGCCGACAAGTGCGCGCCGTGCTCTGGCCCGAGCGGCAGGCGCCCAAACTGCCCCGCTGGTCGTTGTGGGCCGACGTGGTGCTCGCGGTGCTGGTGACGGTCGTGGTGCTGCTCTCGATGCGCCACGGTGTGATCGCCTGGCAGGGCACCGCACCGGTGCCGCCCGCCCCCGCCGTAGCGCCGCTGCCGCCCGGCCCCGCTGCCCTGCCCCAGATGGTGGTCCCGGTGCCGCCGGCCGCCAAGGACTATGTCGTCGCCTCCCTGGCGGCCCTGATGCTGGCGGCACGGCGCCGGCTCCCCCTCGCCACGTTCTGGGTGGTGCTGATCGCCGCCCGCGCCGACTTCTTCCTGCCGACCTTCGTCACCGTGCTGACCTGCGGGATCGCCATTGGCGCCGCCGCGTTCCACAGCCGCAACCCGGCACCCGTGATGGGCAGTTTCGCGCTGGCCGCCGTGCTGGTCACCACGACCTTCCAGAACGCCGCGCCCAACCAGCGGGAACTGCTGGTCATCCTGCTGATCCTCGGCCTGCTCGGCAGTGCGGGACGGTTCTGGCAGCTGCGATACACCACCGCCCGACTGCGCTTCACCGAGCTGCAGGAGGAGCAGGAGGCCGCGATGCGTCGGGCCGTCGAGGAGGAGCGCTCGCGGATCGCGAGCGAGCTGCACGACGTGGTCACCCACAACGTGAGCGTGATGGTCATTCAGGCTGGCGCCGCGCGCACGGTGTTGGACAGCTCACCGGAGATGGCCAAGGAAGCCATGCTCGCCGTCGAGGCCGGCGGCCGGGCCGCGATGGCCGAACTGCGGCATGTGATGGGCCTGCTGGCGGTCCCGGGAACCGGCGCAGGCGGGGAAACGGCCGACGGTCGGCCCTCCCCCGACGAACTCGAACCCCAGCCAGGACTCGGCCAGCTCAACGCCCTGGTGCAGCGGGTGCGCGCCACCGGGCTGCCCGTCACCGTCTCCATGTCGCTTCCACCCGGACCGATGCTGCCCGGAACAGACCTGACGGCCTATCGGGTCGTCCAGGAGGCGCTGACCAACACCATCAAGCATGCGGTCGGGGCCGAGTCCACCATCACCATCGACCACGACGACCACTGGCTGACCATAGAGGCCGTCGACACCGGCGGCACCCCGGGAGTTCAGTCCCTGTCCGGCAACAGCCGTGGCCTGCTGGGCCTGCGCGAACGCCTGGCCGTCTACGGCGGGGCACTCGACGCGGGGCGTACGATCGGCGGCGGTTACCGGCTGAAGGCCCGAATCCCCTGGAGCACCCCGTGA
- a CDS encoding ABC transporter ATP-binding protein, with protein MAGNVIELEGVVKRYDSAGAPALGLLSLTVAEGEAVAITGPSGSGKSTLLNLVAGLDKPSEGRVWVGGLRIDGLGEKALARFRRERIGMVFQFFNLLDDLTVVDNILLPAQLAGAARGKAMERAAELMEVLGIAKHGRAYPGRLSGGERQRVAVARALINRPALLLADEPTGALDTASGHEVRQLLVDLHRSGQTVVLVTHDLALAEACAERTIQLVDGHIAVDRSKNAEAVR; from the coding sequence GTGGCCGGGAATGTGATCGAACTGGAAGGCGTGGTCAAGCGGTACGACAGCGCCGGCGCTCCCGCACTGGGGCTGCTGAGCCTGACCGTCGCGGAGGGGGAGGCCGTGGCGATCACCGGCCCGTCCGGCAGCGGCAAGTCGACTCTGCTGAACCTGGTGGCGGGGCTGGACAAGCCGAGTGAGGGTCGGGTCTGGGTCGGCGGCCTGCGGATCGACGGCCTGGGCGAGAAGGCGCTGGCGCGGTTCCGCAGGGAGCGGATCGGGATGGTCTTCCAGTTCTTCAACCTGCTGGACGATCTGACCGTCGTCGACAACATCCTGCTGCCGGCCCAACTCGCCGGTGCGGCCCGGGGCAAGGCGATGGAGCGGGCGGCCGAGCTGATGGAGGTCCTGGGCATCGCCAAGCACGGTCGCGCCTACCCGGGGCGGCTCTCCGGGGGTGAGCGGCAGCGGGTCGCGGTCGCCAGGGCGCTGATCAACCGTCCGGCGCTGCTGCTGGCGGACGAGCCCACCGGGGCACTCGACACCGCTTCAGGGCACGAGGTGCGGCAACTGCTGGTCGACCTGCACCGCAGCGGTCAGACCGTGGTCCTGGTCACGCATGACCTGGCGCTCGCCGAGGCCTGCGCCGAGCGGACCATCCAACTGGTCGACGGGCACATCGCGGTGGACCGCAGCAAGAACGCGGAGGCCGTGCGATGA
- a CDS encoding ABC transporter permease yields MSAFRGSRGAGRRIRLGRVGRRRVQTIVMTLSVLMAVASAVVAGSLMVSASAPFDAAFAQQHGAQLTAQIDESSTGVDRIAATGQLPGVTASSGPYQTAQIDPPGPGGLDMQQSQTIVGRSAPTGVVDDLVLRSGRWATNPGEIVLSMDANSAGPGTKVGSILQISPAAGSPTLTIVGLASSVTDSADGWVVPAEIAALRASGAPGSAQMLYRFSAAASTAEMNADRAAVAAALPAGAITGAQSYLDVKLAADENTALFVPVMMAFGVLGLLMSVIIIASVVSGAVGAQIRRIGILKSIGLTPGQVVRTYLAQALVPSAIGAVSGVLLGNLLAMPLMGDAGQMYGGGSPGVAWWIDLAVPGAALAVVALAALVPALRAGRLRTVEALAVGRAPRSGRGQWAQRLAARLPLPRAVTLGLASPFARPVRSAALLAAVLFGTTAATFAIGLTSSASAVTTARQPGQRIPVSVFLASPGDPGSPAPQGGDTAADPVKTLALIQAQLGTAAAIGQSQGVVTVAGGTGAIRVRLYQGQSNAEAFALISGRWFNGPGEVVVPTHFLDTTGHKVGDSITLVDQGVQVPVRIVGEDFDPGNAGLVINTDMATLAAAQPKLHPDFYDVTLKPGTSVAGYVEGLRNALQSTNAHVEATQAGHLNPTVVAFDAMAVLLTLMLVSVAGLGVLNSVVLDTRERVHDLGVCKAIGMTPGQTITQVLTSVAGAGLLGGAVGVPVGLALHDVIIPLVMRAAGSGTPPQVQNVYGIPELVLLGVAGVAIALCGAMLPAGWAAKARTATALRTE; encoded by the coding sequence ATGAGCGCCTTCCGTGGGAGTCGCGGTGCTGGTCGCCGCATCAGGTTGGGCCGGGTCGGCCGGCGGCGGGTGCAGACCATCGTGATGACGCTGTCCGTGCTGATGGCGGTGGCCTCCGCCGTCGTCGCCGGGTCGCTGATGGTGAGCGCCTCGGCGCCGTTCGACGCCGCGTTCGCGCAGCAGCACGGCGCACAGCTCACCGCACAGATCGATGAGAGCAGCACCGGCGTCGACCGGATCGCTGCCACCGGGCAGCTGCCGGGGGTCACCGCGAGCTCGGGCCCGTACCAGACGGCGCAGATCGACCCGCCCGGCCCCGGCGGGCTCGACATGCAGCAGTCGCAGACGATCGTCGGGCGGTCCGCCCCCACCGGTGTCGTGGACGATCTCGTGCTCCGGTCCGGTCGCTGGGCGACCAATCCGGGGGAGATCGTCCTCTCGATGGATGCGAACTCGGCCGGCCCCGGCACCAAGGTCGGTAGCATCCTGCAGATCTCCCCCGCCGCCGGCAGCCCCACCCTGACCATCGTCGGCCTGGCCTCGTCGGTCACCGACAGCGCCGACGGCTGGGTCGTCCCGGCGGAGATCGCCGCGCTACGGGCGTCCGGTGCTCCCGGCAGCGCTCAGATGCTCTACCGCTTCAGCGCCGCCGCCAGCACGGCCGAGATGAACGCCGACCGCGCCGCCGTCGCCGCCGCGCTGCCTGCTGGCGCGATCACCGGCGCGCAGTCCTACCTCGACGTCAAGCTCGCGGCCGACGAGAACACGGCGCTGTTCGTCCCGGTGATGATGGCGTTCGGGGTGCTGGGCCTGCTGATGTCCGTGATCATCATCGCCAGTGTGGTCAGCGGGGCCGTCGGCGCGCAGATCCGCAGGATCGGCATCCTCAAGTCCATCGGACTGACACCAGGTCAGGTCGTGCGGACCTATCTGGCCCAGGCGCTTGTCCCCTCGGCCATCGGGGCGGTCAGCGGAGTGCTTCTCGGCAATCTGCTGGCGATGCCGCTGATGGGCGACGCCGGGCAGATGTACGGCGGCGGATCGCCGGGGGTGGCCTGGTGGATCGACCTGGCGGTGCCCGGCGCAGCGCTGGCCGTGGTCGCCCTGGCGGCGCTGGTGCCCGCACTGCGGGCGGGCAGGCTGCGCACGGTTGAGGCGCTCGCGGTCGGCCGCGCGCCCCGCAGTGGGCGCGGCCAGTGGGCCCAGCGGCTCGCTGCCCGGCTGCCGCTGCCCAGGGCGGTGACACTCGGGCTCGCCTCGCCCTTCGCCCGTCCGGTCCGTTCGGCGGCGCTGCTGGCCGCGGTGCTGTTCGGCACCACGGCGGCTACCTTCGCCATCGGGCTCACCTCCTCCGCCAGCGCGGTGACCACGGCGCGGCAACCCGGTCAGAGGATCCCGGTCTCGGTGTTCCTCGCCTCCCCCGGCGATCCGGGGAGTCCCGCGCCCCAAGGCGGCGACACCGCCGCCGACCCCGTGAAGACGCTCGCGCTGATCCAGGCCCAGCTGGGCACGGCCGCCGCCATCGGGCAGAGCCAGGGCGTCGTTACCGTCGCCGGCGGCACCGGCGCGATCCGGGTGCGGCTCTACCAGGGCCAGTCCAATGCCGAGGCTTTCGCGCTGATCTCCGGCCGCTGGTTCAACGGCCCCGGCGAGGTGGTGGTGCCGACGCACTTCCTGGACACCACAGGACACAAGGTGGGCGACAGCATCACCCTGGTCGACCAGGGAGTGCAGGTTCCGGTGCGGATCGTCGGCGAGGACTTCGACCCCGGCAACGCCGGGCTGGTCATCAACACCGACATGGCCACCCTCGCCGCAGCCCAGCCGAAGCTGCACCCCGACTTCTACGATGTGACGCTCAAGCCCGGTACGTCGGTCGCCGGTTACGTCGAGGGGCTCAGGAACGCGCTGCAGTCGACCAACGCCCACGTCGAGGCCACCCAGGCGGGGCACCTCAATCCCACCGTCGTCGCCTTCGACGCCATGGCGGTGCTGCTCACCCTGATGCTGGTCTCGGTCGCGGGGCTCGGAGTGCTCAACTCGGTGGTCCTCGACACCCGGGAGCGGGTCCATGACCTGGGGGTGTGCAAGGCCATCGGGATGACGCCGGGGCAGACCATCACCCAGGTACTGACCTCGGTCGCCGGGGCGGGACTGCTGGGCGGGGCGGTCGGCGTGCCGGTCGGGCTCGCGCTGCACGACGTCATCATCCCGCTGGTGATGCGGGCGGCCGGCAGCGGGACCCCGCCACAGGTCCAGAACGTCTACGGGATACCGGAGTTGGTGCTTCTCGGAGTGGCAGGTGTGGCGATCGCGCTGTGCGGCGCGATGCTCCCGGCCGGCTGGGCGGCCAAGGCACGGACGGCCACGGCGCTGCGGACGGAGTGA
- a CDS encoding TetR/AcrR family transcriptional regulator: MNQTVLSGAGESTGRRERNKQRVKERLYTAAITLISEQGYEQTSIDEIAERADVARGTFFNYFQRKEDLITAWGEQRRMKLRLGLEASAAAQDDGATVVLHRCMEVLANINEQDRDSTKAMLTAWVRAGRPLLEEPYATEIFAEAVSAGRERGEIIEGIDPQRVGNVLRDAYLGTLYRWTQHTNDQFDLHRELYEVLRIVLTGIASRPAAQR, translated from the coding sequence ATGAATCAGACAGTCCTCAGTGGCGCGGGCGAGTCCACCGGCCGCCGGGAGCGCAATAAGCAGCGGGTCAAGGAGCGGCTCTATACGGCCGCCATCACCCTTATCTCTGAGCAGGGGTACGAGCAGACATCCATCGATGAGATCGCGGAGCGCGCCGATGTGGCCCGAGGAACGTTCTTCAACTACTTCCAGCGCAAGGAAGACCTCATCACTGCGTGGGGGGAGCAGCGCCGGATGAAGCTGCGGCTCGGCCTCGAAGCGTCCGCCGCGGCTCAGGACGACGGTGCCACGGTGGTGCTGCACCGCTGTATGGAGGTGCTGGCAAACATCAACGAGCAGGATCGCGACAGCACCAAGGCCATGCTGACGGCCTGGGTCCGGGCCGGTCGGCCCCTGCTTGAGGAGCCGTACGCCACCGAGATCTTCGCCGAGGCGGTGTCCGCCGGTCGCGAGCGCGGCGAGATCATCGAGGGCATCGACCCGCAGCGGGTCGGCAACGTCCTGCGGGATGCCTACCTGGGCACCCTCTACCGCTGGACCCAGCACACCAACGATCAGTTCGACCTCCATCGCGAGCTGTACGAGGTCCTGCGTATCGTGCTCACCGGCATCGCCAGCCGTCCCGCTGCTCAGAGGTAG